Part of the Oncorhynchus masou masou isolate Uvic2021 chromosome 18, UVic_Omas_1.1, whole genome shotgun sequence genome, AACTGTAGTGTGACTACAGGACTTTACATTGAAGGAGCGTCCTTATCACAAGGTTACAGCCCGTCAATAACATTTGCGTCGCATTCATTCAAATCGGACAACCTCTAGACTGTATATTTGCATATTTTTACCCTAAGACAATTAAGGGCATCATTTGTTTGTTTCAGCAACCAAAAACATGTTAAGAATATAGCAAACCCAGGTCGCTGGCATTAAAGGCAAACACTCTACACATTGCGCCAATAGGGTTAACCCACTTGGCGGGAATTGTAATGTGGCTCATATAGGGAGGATCACTCCAATATGACCATTATGCGAAGAGGTCAATCAGGGTTGTCCAACTATGTACATGTATGTGCACACACACCTTTGTCACTGTCCCATATCCCCCTGCCCATTGCCATGTATTATATAATGGCACTTGGTCCCCATCCCGCCAGTCCAATATTTAAGAACCTATAACCTATATAACCTATTTTAAGGCTTTATGAAGCCATTATAAACCCTGTATTAGGCTAAATAGATGCTTCAGAAATCAGTGCAAATATCACGCTGTAGGTTGTCACTTTTGACAAAGCATCAGATGTAATGCTCTTTAAATCGCACTATCCCAACTGTTACACCGAGAAGATTGAACGACTGCTTGTTTTTTTAAACTAGAAAGTGTTCTGCTAGCCATACTGGAGTACTTAAACGGTTGTCAATAGGGAATTTGAACTCTAACCAATACAGAGTTGCTTTAAAAGTAGTCgtcggtaggccgtcattgtaaattagaatttgttcttagctgacttgcccagttaaataaagattcaattgaaaaaataaaaatcaacaaAAGACGCAGTTTCTCATACTTTGTTATCTAGAAGACTGCCAACCTCCATAGTAGTTACTTTCTTAGGAGTCGAATGTTGCAAATGCAATCCGGTTTAAAAACTGATACAAAGTAACCCTTGAGTGAAGCGCGAAGCCTCATAACCGATTTGTTAAATACTACCCGCTGTAGTGCGCTTTAACTGTCTCGTACTCCGAGCCCAAGTCCACCAGAGATCCGTATCTAGAAGGCATTGTAATCCAGGATGGGAACTACCAGACAACTAAACAAACCTGTATCAACAGGCCTCACTTGAAGAAAAAGGTTTCCATGGAACATTTGGGCTTGACTACTCGATAGAAACTATAATGTTATGCGACGTGTCAAACATTACATATCCTACTACCTGCCTTGCATGGAATTCCCACGCAACGTTTTATATTCGTAATTCTGGACGAGCGTCTCCGCTGATATGGGGCTCGCTATGGTTACCGACCCGTAGAGGGCGGAGAAAACGCACTGCCAGGGCTGGCTGGCATGGCCCAAAACACCCGTTGACAGTGTTGGGTAAAAGTAACACtacctttaatagaaaatgactcaagtaaaagtgaaagtcacccagtaaaataaaataaaagttggTTGACCCTCTTtgaaaaaaaaaggttttaaatatacttaagtaaaagtataaatacttTCAAGTTCCTATAATTAAGCAAACCAGAATAGCCCAATTTAAAAAAGTAtaataatttacagatagccagggcacaccaacactcagacataatttacaaattaagcatgagtgtttagtgagtcctccagaggcagtagggatgaccaggtttGTTCTCTTGATacgtgcgtgaattggaccattttcctgtcaaaatgtaattttaggtgtcagggaaaatgtatggagtataaatgtgcattattttctttaggaatgtagtgaagtaaaatttGGCAGAATTATAAATAGTACAGTACATGGCCCAGTTGCATAGAACACCGTAAATTAATTCCCCCTTATCTTTTGCCTTAAAGTTTCCTTCACTTTAAGTCAGTTGCACAAATAATTTTAAGGTGAATTTCCCCCTTAAATTAAGTGAAAAAAGTTAAGGATGCCCATAAGGTCCCTTAACTGCTTCATTCAGTATGGCTATCGATTTAAACAGCATTTGTGGAGTGGAATGTTGCATTCATCTGCTCTGTTAACAAAAGGAAAACATTAACCAGATAGCTACTTGGCTAAACAATGGAACGTGCACAATCTATGGCTACAAAGCTAGCTGCCTAGTTAGTTATAGCTACTCTGTAAgatagtatttttacttaagtactttacaccaacGCCCCGTTGATTTAGGACAATTACTAAGGAAAATATGGCAACCATTTACATTTGAAGGGCCATGATCGGCCTTATGAAATTACTGCTACAAATTAATAAAATTAACACATTTAATCAAAGCACTTGAGTTTTCCTCTGAGACATTTTTAGTAATAACCTTTTCCTAATTAGCCTAAATTTGAAGAGAATATTAAATGTGGGCTTTTTTTTTATAGATTTGTGTTTGTAATCGTTAATCAGAATGTTACAACCAAACCGAGACCGACCTGCACCTATTCTGATCACTGGGCTATTAGGTTCTGATTAGCCCGTTCTTTCTCGGCTCCAGGGTTCTGTGACAGAACGAGAACAGAGACTTTATTGAACGTTGCTGTAACTGTTACACTTGTGCGCCATCTCCTGGATTGACAGTGTAAATTAATTTGAGAACCAAACCATAAGGCTACTACTGAAAACAGTTAACTTGTGTTCATGCATATAGTGACATGTATTACTAACAAATTGTATTTCAGAAATTGATCCTAGCAACAAATTAGGCAccactgtgtgtatatacactgctcaaaaataaagggaacacttaaacaacacaatgtaactccaagtcaatcacacttctgtgaaatcaaactccactcaggaagcaacactgattgacaatctatttcacatgctgttgtgaaaatggaatagacaacaggtggaaattataggcatttagcaagacacccccaatgaaggagtggttctgcaggtggtgaccacagaccacttctcagttcctatgcttcctggctgatgttttggtcacttttgaatgctggcggtgctttcactctagtggtagcatgagacggagtatacaacccacacaagtggctcaggtagtgcagctcatccaggatggcacatcaatgcgagctgtggcaagaaggtttgctgtgtctgtcagcggaGTGTCCAgtgcatggaggcgctaccaggagacaggccagtacatcaggagacgtggaggatgtagtagggcaacaacccagcagcaggaccgctacctctgcctttgtgcaaagaggagcaggaggagcactgccagagccctgcaaaatgacctccagcaagcAACAaatgctcaaacggtcagaaacagactccatgagggtggtatgagggcccgacgtccacaggtgggggttgtgcttacagcccaacaccgtgcaggacgtttggcatttgccagagaacaccaagattcacagatgaaagctggttcacactgagcacatgagacagacgtgacagtctggagacgccctggagaacgttctgctgcctgcaacatcctccagcatgaccggtttggcggtgggtcatggtgtggggtggcatttctttggggggccgcagaaccctccatgtgctcgccagaggtagcctgactgccattaggtaccgagatgagatcctcagaccccttgtgagaccatatgctggtgcggttggccctgggttcctcctaatgcaagacaatgctagacctcatgtggctggagtgtgtcagcagttcctgcaagaggaaggcattgatgctatggactggcccgcccgttccccagacttgaatccaattgagcacatctgggacatcatgtcttgctctGCTTTAGTCTAGgtttgggaggagatccctcaggagaccatccgccacctcatcaggagcatgcccaggcgttgtagggaggtcatagaggcaagtggaggccacacacactactgagcctcattttgacttgttttagggacattacatcaaagttggatcaggctgtagtgtggttttccactttaattttgagtgcgactccaaatccagacgtccatgggttgataaatttgatttccattgatcatttgtgtgattttgttgtcagcacattcaactatgaaaagaaaaaagtatttaataagaatatttcattcattcagatctaggatgtgttatttttgtgttccctttatatttttgagtagtatatatatatatatatatatacacatatatatatatatatacacacacacacagttgaagtaggaagtttaaatacaccttagccaaatacatttcaactctgtttttcacaattcctgacatttaatccttaaAAATTCCCAGTCTTAGGTTATATCTATATCACACACACTACCGGTCAAGTGTTAgaacacctaatcattcaagtgtttttatttttgactattttctacattgcagaaaaatagtgaagacatcaaaactatgaaataacacatatggaatcatgtagtaaccaaaaaaagtgttttatccaaatatattttatttaagattcttcaaatagccaccctttgccatggcagctttgcacactcttgccattctctcaatcagctttacctggaatgcttttccaatagtcttgaaggagttcccacatgtgctgagcacttgttggctgcttttccttcactctgcggtacgactcatcccaaatcatctcaattgggttgaggtcgggtgattgtggaggccatgtcaactgatgcagcactccatcactgtccTTCTAGGTaatatagcccttacacagcctggaggtgtgttgtgtcattgttctgttgaaaaacaaacgatagCGGGACTAAGCCCAAActactgcccctgaacaaggcagttaacccactgttcctgggccgtcattgtaaataagaatttgttcttaaatgacttgcctagttaacattttttgtttaatgaacttatcctctgcagcagaggtaactctgggtcttctctTCCCGTGGcagtcctcacgagagccagtttcatcatagcgcttgatgggttttgcaactgcacttgaaactttcaaagttcttgaaatgttccgtattgaccgACCTTatcttttaagaaggcacacctgttgattgaaatacattccaggtaactacctcatgaagctggttgagagaatgccaagagtgtgcaaagctgtcaaggcaaagggtggctatttaaaACATGGGAATACAATTGAATTGTTATTCAAACAATCATCAAAACAGTTCAGGTGTTTCAAACAGTGACATTAATATTTATGTTAAATGCACAGTTAATATAATATACATTTAAATGTATGTTAATATAAAAAATGTAAGTAAAAAGTGACAATGTTTTGGTAGATAAAGTTAACCAATTTCTGTCCCTGTATTAAATAGTCTACTCCAGATAAGTGCACTTATTAGTCAAAATGCAGGTGCCTCCTGGGTATCTGCATGCATTCATGGCACTTCCTCAGTTTAGTGGAACATCAGCTACAACATTACCAGGCACATTTTCTGCTGTTTCCTCTCTGGAAAACAAGGAGCAAACAAGTCAATAATTTAGTTAGTAATAGTATAAAGTAGGGCCGGCACAATACAAGTATTTAATTATTCTGTCCATGGCAAAAATTAAACAACGAAGCAGGCCAAACTCTTTGGTACTTTAAAAACCTTCTGTATGTAAAATAATGTCTGTTAAAGCTTggaatataaatacatgtgactGCATGACATAAtggtgtttgtttccaacattagggctgttttcctaaagaagttaaatcaGCTTTGTCTTTTGTTTCATTGTCATAATACTGGTATCGTCCCAGCCCTAGTATAAAGTAATCTGTTTACTCAGTTAATACTATGATAGTCTGAAATATTGAATCCAAATGGATGACATACAGGGAGTTACTGGTGACTTGTTGGTGTCCCGTTTCTTGCACAGGAACCTATGAGGTATTACACAAGTTAGGATCGCTATAGCAACTAAAGTGGACTAAATGACAACATTGGATTCTTTACCCATCAACAGAATTCCACTCACTAGAAACATTTTTTCAGGAAAAACTAACTTTGACAATGGATTTGCATGCATAACAATGTTATAAGAGGGTTTATATTAAAACTTCAAATTAACAGAAACGTTTAAATAGAATGACTTACCTCAGAGAATCCATGGAACTCTGAAAGTTGAGTAGAAATAGTCAGATTAATAGAGGCAAAACAAACTAGTTAacatggtgaggaaggcattaaCGTGAATAAATTGAGACTGACCTTTTTTACATTTAGCTGAAAACACAACAAGAATAATCAGATTAGTTGGGGTAAAGACAACTCACCATTAATTGCATGTTTATGTATTAGAATAGCAAGTTACATGACAATGACATGCCTTTAAAGAAGTGACTCATTAAATAGAGaaataaagttaaataaacaaaggACTAACCTCTTGCCAGGTAGAAACCAAACAGTGCAACAACTGTTAGGCCTAATAATAATATTGGAACTATTAGAGTGGTATGGATCCTTGGTGGCACTTTGTTACAAATAACATCTTGTCTAGAATTTCCATCTTCAGTCTTCACGCGTCCCATTGCTGCACAACTGCAGAGTAAGCAACACAAACACTTATTTAACTAGACAGGTCAACTACAGCATATTGTAACGTCAGGTTTTATATGGGTTAATGGTaaatcaatttcaattcaatcactttttgacagcatccTTTTGGATTTAAACAAAACTTTCCGTACAGTTTGCCAATGGAAGAAGTGGTCACAAAGGAAGTAATTTTTAGGACCTGAATgacaaaacattcaggagataaaAGGTGCTAAATTTTTTTGTTGCCATTTTGCAaaccccaccataccatgagacatccatgtcttcatcactggaaaagatatcGACCTCCGTGACATCAGAGAGGGCCAACCAACCTTCTGatagagaatgcagtgatgagtacTAATTACTACCACAAAGATGGCCTGTTCACCAGGTTAAATGTCAACTTAAAATGGTCATGTTTATTCCATCATCTATATTTCTATTTCCTATGGAGGATTGACAGTGTAATTTATAACAGATATTCCCATTCAAATCAACATTCACTGATGTGTGGACCTCCAACCATctttgtggtaccatttgaaGGTTGACATTTCAAATTGTATTCCTATTTCAGTACATGTATTATCCAAACCATTACTCCCCCTGTAGtcaagagcatgttgtgtctcaaccgaTGGTGAGCACAACACAGAAACCTCATGACCTAAAACAATATTTTTATTagaaaactgttttttttctaCTTTCAAGAAATTATTAAATAGTTTGAAAACcatgtttgtaagcttttaaatctCAACCATTCATCTTTTCCAGAGATGAAGACATGGACGTCACCTTTTATTTCCTGAATGTTTTAGCATCcaggtccaaaaagtcactttctgagcaCTTCTACAATGTGTGAATATGTATGGAAGGTTTAAGTTAAATCAAAAggggtgctgtcaaaaagtgaaTGAATTCATATGTTTTTACCATTAAGCCAGCCTGTAATTATATTGTCAACCAAAATCTGGTTGCCAGAACTTAATTTATAGATTGCTATCAGAGCATTGACACTGCTTAGTGAAATATAATATCATCAATATCCCAATTACTTTTAAAGAAAAAACAAATCTAAAGCAATTCAAGAAACTCTAGTACACAAACAATGACCTACTCAGTCCAAGCAGTGCAGTTCACACCATATTGTGAGTAAAAGCCATGCTGACACTCCTCACACATGGTATCTGTTGTCTTTGTACCTATATGGTGAGAATAAACAATGTTATCATGTTCAAAAGTTAACGATTGTGGTGCTAGAGAAGTCAAAATCACCTGAGGTATGACTTCACTTCAAAAAGAAACCAGAGGAATAAAAACCACCATCTATCTAGAGCCCACGTTATGTTCAGTTATCAGAATTATAATGTCCTGTACGATATTTAGCCTCTACTTCATACTTACCAGGTGATTTAGTACTCTGTCCCGGTGAACAGTGTGTATGTTCTACTGCAAAGCTACACTCAGAGTTGGATGAGTAGCTTCTACAGTAGTATCCATCTAGAATGTCGCAAACTGTGTTACTTGTTGGTTTGCACTCGGTCTGAGTGAACAGGCCCAGTCCTGGAAAATATCAGGGTTGATTCATTTCAGTCAGAGGACGACTTATGAGAAGGCACCTCATACCCTTTTCACACTAATGTGGTGACCTGAAACGTAATACACTGACTCAGATATCATCTTTTTTACATTGTACTTTCCAGTTGGTGGATGCAGAACCAAACCAGTGCCACACAACTCCGCTCAGCAGTGAAAAGGGTATGATGTGTACTGCTTAAAGGAAAGATGGGAAGGTTTAGAAGAAATGTAAATGTACCTGGGTCACAGGAACTGCAGGGAAAACACTTGGTTAGACCATTGGCCTCGTTCATGAAGGTCCCTCTGATACAGGGTATACAAGATGTGCTGGACTCTATAGTACAATCCCTCCGGACCACCAAGCCTAATCATAGAAAATACAACTTAACTTATTGAGACGTTACATATTTTCTTTAAGTAGCCTAGTTTTATTGTTTGGCTACTTGAAGAAAACTATGGCCTAATCACTCACAGCCCACCTCTTCCAATGCATTATGTAAAAGTGTGCATCGAACATCGAGTATAACATCCTGGCAGTTAAATCATACTcgatttttgaaaatgtatctgctataaaaaaacaaacatgtttttacATGTTTCCCACTATTCGTTGATTTCGGTAGGGTATCCCCATATTTAATTGATCAGATGCCACTCATTTCGGCTTCGACATCTGTGCATTTAAAATATACTCGATTTTTTAAAATATCACATACTATAAAATGTTCCTTTTTCGCATACTCAGACGGGTCACTTTTTAAGACACAAGTATTGGTATTCGGACAGAACCAGTTTTCATGGAACACAGCTCTCTGCATTattatgtttttttgggggggggggccctGGTGGCATCCAAGGGGGTTGTTTTCTTAGGACCTGGTCTTCTATCTTTTTCACTACATACTGGTATGATTCTGGAGACAGCAAATATAATGTTCAAATGTGGAAAAGTCACCCCTTAATTGGGAAGATGCCGAATAGCGAAGCTTCTGCCGTTGTGTTTAAATGTAGCCTAAGTAGTTTTTGTTCTCCTTAAAATGAACATGAGTATTTTATCGTggtctttttcattttctttaaCCAAAGTGGATTTCTGTTCTCTCATTGAAATATGTCTCTTGTTCTCTTGGTCTTTGTCAGCGCTTTTAAACTAAATACTAAACCAACTTTTGATTTCTGAATGTGGCTGCACCGGGGACTCTGGATGTGGCTGCACCGGGGACTCTGAATGTGGCTGCGTTATTGATGTCATGTTAAATCaggccttttgatttgaacagatTGTTTTAGTTTTGTAATCTAGGCTGCCTTCTGAATTATATAAATTATGGATCAAGCCCTAGCAGTCATTCTGATCTCATCCCCAAAGCTCAGTGCTTTAGTTTATTATGTTGCTGTCCAGCTGTTCTGAATTTGGATGCACCTGACTGCCCACATTTTTCTGTGCAAtaccttttgatttgaacatttgAAAAGTTTTGAGGCTCGGTTATttgatttaatatatatatattatcacttTGATTTCACTAATAAATATGTTGAAATGGAACCAAATTATCTGTTTCTGTCCTCTTTAAATATGATAGATGGACTTTATTGGCTACGGTATAGGTTGAGTGTGATAGTctgcctataaccagcctgagtagg contains:
- the LOC135503927 gene encoding tumor necrosis factor receptor superfamily member 14-like isoform X1 — translated: MLLQYFGAEINCITFYISDVGNVCTAWFIYNCFKHSPDSTSMEGCCLKSVVGVRPPSCFNFLHVFGSDCGPAEYKQVDGQCCPMCGKGLVVRRDCTIESSTSCIPCIRGTFMNEANGLTKCFPCSSCDPGLGLFTQTECKPTSNTVCDILDGYYCRSYSSNSECSFAVEHTHCSPGQSTKSPGTKTTDTMCEECQHGFYSQYGVNCTAWTDCAAMGRVKTEDGNSRQDVICNKVPPRIHTTLIVPILLLGLTVVALFGFYLARG
- the LOC135503927 gene encoding tumor necrosis factor receptor superfamily member 14-like isoform X2 gives rise to the protein MIYLSSAQYFLIGFNFLHVFGSDCGPAEYKQVDGQCCPMCGKGLVVRRDCTIESSTSCIPCIRGTFMNEANGLTKCFPCSSCDPGLGLFTQTECKPTSNTVCDILDGYYCRSYSSNSECSFAVEHTHCSPGQSTKSPGTKTTDTMCEECQHGFYSQYGVNCTAWTDCAAMGRVKTEDGNSRQDVICNKVPPRIHTTLIVPILLLGLTVVALFGFYLARG